The sequence GATTTAGCCAGAGAAATCAAACCGCGGTCCACTTACTTCCCAACACAAAATAATCTGAGCAACTGATTTGCCATATTATCCGCAAGAGCAAGCAAGACCGGATTGGTAAAGATTCCCCCTTTGCCTTCAGCCAAATAAGCCCAGAACTGGGGAATAACATGACACTCCAAGCAGTAAGCTACCAGATTATTTTGATTATAACAAGGATGGCTTTCAATAGCTTGTCTTTTAAAATTGGTTAGCCTAATGCTTAGGCCTTGCCTTCCCAGCCACCGCGTGTATGCACACCTGAAGCTGTCGCCAAGTTTTCAAGCTGTGCCACTTCTTCAGCACTTAAAGCAATTGAAGCGACTTTAGCAGCATCTTCAACCTGTTCAACCTTGGTTACACCGAGAATAGGAGTTGTGCCGCGTCCAATAGCCCAGGCAGTTGCGATTTGGGCTGGAGAAGCATCATATTTAGCAGCCAAGCTACGGAGTTCTGCAAGTAAATCAGAAAGAGCAGGGAAAAGCGGATTATAGGTTTGACCGCGCTGAGAGTCTGCTGGCAGCAGATGATTCTCATCATATTTACCAGACAGAGCCCCTTGTTCTAAGACCATGTAAGAGAAAAATTGAATAGCGTTTTCTTTACAGTAGTCAAGAAGTCCGTCTTCAATAGAGCTGCGGTAAAGCAGGCTGAAATGATTTTGGACAGCAGAAATTTTTACACCGGACGGCGCCAGAATCTCTTGCACACGTTTGACTTGTTCAAGGCTGTGATTAGATACCCCAACACGCTTAACTTTGCCGGATTTGATAAGACCAGCCAAATACGGCGTCCAGCGCTCCACATCTGCTGAATTATGAATCCAGTAAATATCAATATAATCTGTGCCAAGACGTTTCATACTGCCATCTAGCATGTCCTCTACAGGATTTTCTGCCTTATCATCTTGCATACCTGGAGTAAACTTAGTAGAGATAACCACATCTTGACGCTTGTAAGGGGCAATAAGCTCTCCAAGAATACGTTCGGACTCTCCGGCTGCATAAGCATAGGCTGTATCAAAAACATTAAGACCAGAATTCATAGCTTCATCTACAACAGCCTTAAGATCTGCTGTATCCAGTGAGTTGCCAAAAACAGCATTACCGCCGAACATGCCTGATCCCCATGACCAAGTTCCAAGAGCGATTTTTGAGTGGGTTGTGTTTGTCATTTGTTTTCTCCTTTATTTTCCTTTAAATGCAGTGATATTATTTGCAACCATATTAGCAGTAAATTCACTGATGTCATAGCTGGCATAATCTGGATAGTAGGCATCTTGAGTAATAATAGACTCAATAGCTGCCCTACTATCTGCTTGAGCGATAATAAGACCTGCCATACCCTTATCTTTATAAGGACCCACAATGAGAAAACTGCCTTTCTCAAACTGTTTTGTGAACCAAGCACGATGGCCAGCTAAACGGCTCTCTGCCTCCTCTTTAGGAACCAGATCATCTTTGATAGTGATATTAATTAAAAACATTGGACAATTCCTTTCTATATAAGATATTCCTGACGAAATACCCTGATTTTTATCCTTTTAAATTTTAGAAATTTAGCACTATTTCGTAATGTATACAATCAGAAACAAGTGTGTTAAACTATTGAATGCCTTGATTTTTATTCTTTTTTGAACAATAATGACCTGTATCAAAATGTATAGTATTTGAAGTTTCATGATTCTTGCAGCCAGCGGTAAAAAGTTGCCGGTGATACCTGCAATAAGCTTGCTCCTTCACGTATACTGATTTTTTCCTCGCGCCTCAGCTGAAGGACCTCTTCAAAGTTAGACGGTTTTTTCATGGGCGGACGACCGAATCGTACCCCTTTTTTCTGAGCCACATAAGATAAAATTTGCAGAACCAAATCGGTTAAAAACCGCCCTGTCAGTCCGTGTACCGTATTTTTAGTATTTAAAAGCGGAAAGTCCAGAACAATAAGTTCTACTTCCCTTCCTTTAGATAGATAGTTCCACTGCTCAATGATTTCTTCGTAATTGCGGCCGAGCCGATCAATTGATTTAAGATACAGCTCATCTCCTTTTTTTAATTTTCTTAACATACGCCGATACTGCGGACGCTTAAAATTCTTACCTGATAATTTGTCTACATATATGTTCTTTTTGTCCACCCCCTCTTTGATGAGGGAATGAATCTGACGGTCTGTATTTTGCTCCTTAGTTGAAACTCTTGCATAACCGTATTTCACATCTTAACCTCCTTTTTAAGAAAGTAAGTGCAGTTTTTCTCATGCAAGATTTTTATTCTTTAAATGACTGTCCTAAGTATAGCAAATTCCTTAAAAACTTCTAGCAGTTCGCTCAGTCAGTCACGTCATTCACCAAGAAGTCGGCTTATCATTCATGATTAGAATGGTAAGAACTCTACTTTCTTACATATAGAAAAACCTCCATATAATAACTTGTTCATGATTTATCTCTCCTTTCAACTGAAATAAAAACAGTATAATCCTCAGTAAACAAAAAGTAAAATACTTTAAAAACATAGTCAGCCATTCTTTTTAGTTATAATAGGAAAAACTGCTTTAATGATGAGTTTTTTAACATAAGAACACCTCCCTCTTGAGTTAATGAAACTGTGAGGGAGGTGTTCTTATAGTCAAACAAAATCAAAAACAAACGAGGTAAGGACTTAAGAAAAATCGCTGATGACACTGTTTTTTCTACGCCAAGTCCTAGAGGACCTTGGCTAAAGCCCCTACTAGCTCGCCTGTCAAAGCAGTATCGGCTTTTTGGATCACGTCACAAGGTAGCAAAGTTAATGGGCGTTTAGCACCTCTGTAACTAAGAGCAGCCGCTGCCAGCGATCTGCCTAATTGCCTGAAGACAATACTGGTGTACAGCAAGTAAAAGGTCTGGGAGACCTTTTGAGATAGAAATAGAAGCAGCGAAATTAACCTCATCAGTTCAATAACACCTATCGTTTTGATTTTTTAAGAAAATTAAAATGGGTTGTCAGTTTTATAATTTTTTGAAAAGAAAGCAAAAATTTTATCAACCGCTGGATCAACATAACCTTTTTATCATACAAATCAACATGGCTGGCACCCGAAATTTTGTAAAGCTCTTTATCACGTGAAGCTGCTTTTTCTATTACTTCTTTTGAATAATTAATAGTATCTGCTTTTGTACCTGCTACTAGAAGAATTGGTTGGGTCAAAAAGCTATCAATAAAACGAAATGTATCAAAAGTTAAAAGTTTATCAACTGATAGAAGAGAGACTTTATTAACTGAGCGTGGATGGGCTCCTCTGGGGGTACGGTAGTAATCATGAGCCTCAATAAGTGTACGTGGCATTTCCGGACTAGTTTCTTCCGGCACATAAGGACCATAAAGAGCAGCAGAACCATTTGCTTCAGCTGTTCTTTGTTTGCTAGCTTCCTCTAATAGAGCCAACTGTGCTTCCAGTGTTATCTCATGCTCTAAACCGTCACGAATCCATGAACCAGGATCAGAGATGCTGACTCCAGCGACTGCTTTAATACGACGGTCTGTCATGGCAGCATTGATGACATAGCCACCACCAGAACAGATTCCCAAAGCTCCGATACGCTCAGAATCAATATAAGAAAGACTGGTCAAATAGTCAACAGCACATTTGACATCTTCAACACGAACATAGGGATTTTCCACATAACGAGGCTCACCGCCACTTTCCCCTTGGAAGGAAGTGTCAAATACGAGAGAAATGAGCCCTCTGGCAGCTAATCTTTCAGCATAGAAAGATGGTGACTGTTCCTTGACAGCACCTGCTGGAGCAGAAATCACAATAGCCGGATACGTTTGACTGTCATCAACATTTTCTGGAAGAAAGAGGAGACCCGTCAAGTTGTAATAGCCATGTTTAATCATTACTGTTTTTTTCATCATTTTTACCTCTGTAAATAAATTTAGTCCTTTGACTATATTTTACAGTTTAAACTATAAAGTTACTTTACAGTCAAGCCTTATTTTGATAAAATTTTTAAAAAATCATAAAAAAGGAATCTTTTCAATGCATCAAAAAGAACTTCTATCTATTAGTCAATTTGCCAAAATGGCTGATATTACTAGGGCAAATTTGATTTTTTACGATAAGGAAAACATCCTCACTCCTACTTTTCGCAGCCAAGGCAACGGCTATCGCTACTATTCCTTCCAACAATTAAATCAAGCCTTTACCATTAACCATCTTCGAAAAATAGGACTATCTCTAAAGGCAATTAAGAAATTTTACCAGAATAATAGTTTAGAAGAAGCTGCCAATATGGCTGAACAGCAGAATCGTCTGATTCAAAAACAAATTTCAGAGCTAAAACAACTTCAGGCTCATCTTGATACCTTTCAAAAAAATTTATCAGAGCTGGCCCAGCTGAAATTTCCCGCCTATCAAATTCAAAAACTGTCTGCAAAATATTTAACCCTAAGCCCTCCTTATCAGAACATTAGAGAAAAAACACAGAGCATGTATGATTTTTTCCGTTACTGTAAGGAGAATGATATTGATTACCATGGATATTTAGGAAGACTCTTTCTAAAAGACAAGATTCAGACTTCTAATTTTTATGAACCTTCTTACCTTTACTTTGAAAATATGGAAGGAGAATATGAGATGTCAGCCGGTAACTACTTCATCTACTACGATTACAGTGATGGCAGCAATTTATCAGCTATCTATCAGAAAGTTCAAAGTCTGCTTAAAGAAAAGGGTTGAAACCGATAGGCTCAATTTATGAAGATTATCCCTTAACAGGATTTCTCTTTTTTGATGATGATAAACAGCTCATTCGTATTCGTGTTTCTATTGAATAATAGAAGTTCAAAAATCAGATTGATTCTACAGATACCAGCTGCAAGTCCTTAATACTTTGCTGTCTTCAGCTACTTTATAGTTGCCCATTTTTTAAACTCTATGGAATGTATGAAAATTTATCAAGTGTTGGGCAAAACACATCACATATGTTTGAAAAAACATAGAGAATGACTGCACTTTTTTGATACACTAATGAAGTTAAACAATTTATGATAAAGGAGCTATTATGTCCAAACATAAAGCAAAACGCGTTTCTAATTATGAACTTTTCTTCGATCTGGCCGTAGTTCTCGCCATCAGCCAGTTAACCTCAGCCTTCCATGTCCAACACATTGGTTTTTCAGAAATGTTATCTTTTTTTGCAGCCTGTATTATCATGCTCAATATCTGGAACAATGAAGCCTTTTATTACAATAAATATGGAGATTCTAGACGGATTGATATTTACAGCGTCATCGTCCTCATGCTTTGGGTTGGAAATCTAGCTCTGTCCTTTAACTTTGATGTAGCTTATCTCCGAAATCATTACAGCAATGTCCTTGTTTTTAACAGTATGCTCATTCTTTGTTATGGAACTATTGCTCTGCAGTATTATCTCAAGGGTCGAAAACTAGGATTTAATCAAGATATTAAGACTAGCATTGGTCTCTTGATTGCCTATATGTTGCTTTTGCTTCCGGTAGCAACTGGCATTATATCCTATAGCAACTGGGTAGTAGTCCTTTATTTCCTACCTTTAATCTTGCCCCTAATCTTGCATCTGTCTTTCTTTAAGAGAACTGCACGGGAAATTTTTTGGCAGCCCATCAACTTTCCTCACGCTCTTGAACGCAATCAACTCTTAACTATTGTGACCTTTGGAGAAAGCGTTATTGCCACAATTAAGACCTATCCGCTCATGACCGCTCCTCTTGAAGGAGCTCTGCTCTTCTTTGGTATGGCTGGTCTTTTTATGTTCTATATTATTCAAACTTTCATCAATATTGATCATCACCAGCACACCTCTATTTATGGTCTCTTTTATTCTCATGCCATCATTATTGTCAGTTTACTCTTTTTCACTGTTGGTTTGGAATTTATGGCTGACCACCACCATCACAATCTGGGAATCACCTTCTTCATCATTTCAGTGATCGCTTTTTATATCGGCGTTTTGTTCACTTCTGTCTACAATCAAGAAATCTATCGGGTTAATAAGACAATTCTCTCTAAATATGCTGGATTTCTGGCGGTCGGAAGCCTGGCTTTCTATTTCTTTCGCAATAATTTAATTCTGGTCGGAGTTAGTCTCATCATCATGAATTATCTCATTATGCGATCAGGCATGGCCTACCGCAGGCAGCAGCGTGAGCGCAATCAAGTTCCCCATCCTGATCCTAATCAGAATCTCAGAGATTTTTCATAAACAAAAGGAAGCCAAGTTGTACTGACCCCAAAAGTTAGACAGAAAAAATCTAACTTTTGGGGTGCACAGTACAAGTCAGCTTCCTTTTTTATATTTTTTAAAATTTAAAGCAATAGATTATTGGACTGAGCGACGCAAGCCGGAAAAGGCGATAATACTTTGGTAGGCGAACTAGCAGGGACTTTAGTCAAGGTTCCCTAAAACCAAGAATGCCAAAACCTCCAGCATTTGACACAGCAGTAACCAGCTTTGCATCAGTTACCCAGTTCATAGATGCTTGAATGATGGGATATAACCTGTTTCCAGAAGTTCTCTGACTTTTTCTGCTGGATTATGATTTCTCTTTGACTTGTATCTCAAAATGTCGGTTATTTAAGCTTGACCATCTGTGCTCAAACTCAGATCCATAAATTGATTGGTTTCGGCAGCCACTGCTTCCATTTTATCTTGAAGTCCCTTAATAGCACCCGAATTCAGATAAAGACGGTGAGGTGCCTGATCCATTGCGGCTACTGCTAAGATGGCCTTGGCTATCAGCTTAGGATCCCCGCTCTGATTATGATTGAGCCGATTCAAACCCGCCATAGTCTTGTTAACCATTTCATAGTCAGCAATATGCTTTTCAGGCCGGCGCATAGAAGAGCTGTCCAAAAAATCGGTTCGTACACCGCCGGGGCAGATGGCTGTCACCTGAATATTAAAAGGCGCCACCTCATCTGCAAGGGCTTCACTCATCATAATAACAGAAGCCTTAGTCGCCGAATAGATAGACTGACTGGGGCCCGTCACCGTTCCAGAAATGGAAGCTAAATTAATAATATGACCGCTCTTTTGCGCTCGCATTTGCGGTAAAACGGCCTGCATGACAGCAAAGAGCCCAAAGACATTAACATCAAAATTGGCCTTGATTTCTTCTAAACTAAATTCTTCTAAGGCACCAAGTACAGCAAAACCTGCATTGTTAACCAAGACATCAATGCGACCAAAACGCTCAATGACACTAACTACTGTTGCTTGAATGCTAGCTTGGTCAAAGTTCATGGTCAAACCAGTGAATGCTTCTAGCGAATCTGGATGGGTTTTGGCCACTGCATCCTGCAGCTTCTCAGCATCACGAGAAGTCCCAATGACCTGATAACCTTCTTCCAAGCCACGAAGAACAATCTCGAGACCGATTCCTTTTGAGGCACCTGTTACCAATAATACTTTTTTATCTGACATATTTTCTCTCTTCTATTTATTTTTTACCATGGCGAGCAATTCATCTGCTGCCAGAATTCCTAAGGCATTGGCAGCCAGCGGACTATCACCAGTTAAGACATTTCGATCCTTATGAACCTGCCCTGTGATACCTTCATTAAGGATCTTAACGCCGTGCTTTTCAAGGGATTCCTGCAAACGCCATTTGAGAAGTCCCGGCATATAACCAATTTCTTGATTGGCGCCTTCATCCAAGCTATCTGGAAAGACCGTCATTTCATATCCGTCAAAAAGGAAGTCGCCATTATTGAGGGCTGCTGCCAACAAGGCTGCCGGTCCATGACAAAGAGTGATAATTTTCTTATCATTAGCCATAGCCCAGTTAAGAACTTCTTTAACTTCTTGACTTTGGGGCAGATTGAGGAGGGCGCCATGCCCGCCCGGAAAGAAAACGGCTGCATAAGGTGAACTCTCTGCTGTCACCTGAGGCAGGACGTCACTGAGCTTCAAAGGATGCTCTAACTTGGGTAAGTATTCATGATAAAAGTCCATGACCGCCTTGTCTTCTTCGGGCATGGCCCACATTTCAAGCTTGACTGAATTTCCTGAAAGTGTCGCAACGTCAATAGCAAATCCCGCTGCAGCCATGTGCATCATGGGAAGCAGTGTTTCCACGGGGTGGTTCCCTGTTGAGAATAGTTTGCCATTTTTCATTTGAACATAGCGTTCATCAGATGCTACCATGAGAACCTTCAAATCCCCGCCTGTATAGGCTCGGCTGAACTTGTAGCCATCAAAGGGTGTGACAGGACTTGTATAGACACTCAGCGAGTAATCTGATGGAAAGTAGGCATTGTGCTCTGCACGGTCACGTACGGGGATTTTACTTAATTCTGTCATATTTTTCTCCAATTTCTATTTTAATCTAAAATGGCTGATGTCGCTGATTTATTATTCAGTCTTGGTCAAACAGCCTGTTTGGTTTTTGAGTCAGCTGCTTTTTTAAACGGGATCAAAGCATCAAAACGATTATTCACTCTATCTTTTGCATAAATAGGCTGTTCAATGACCCCGCAGCTTTCTTTAAAACTCAGATGATTTTTTATTCTAACTCTCTCTCATAAGCAGGCCGATCCTGTTAAAAGAACACTATTTCTATCTGTCAATAAAATATATTGCTTTTTTCAGATATGAGACTTCTTAGGCAATCTATTAATACAATTCATAGGTACAATAGACTTGCAAAAGTCATATTTAAAGGAATAGTCAAGAGCGACAAGACAGTTGTCAACAAGACCAGACGCGAACCATATTCATATTCTCCGCCATAAACCTGACTAAGAAGAGCTGTGTTTAGTGCAGCAGGTGAAATAACAGCAATTGATAAAGCTAATTTTACAGGATAGGAATGAATTGGCAGCAGCCAGATCGTTAAAATACTGATTAAGGCCGTAAGAAGCAAGCGTAAAAAGGCAGTATAATATGCAGGCCAATAAAGAAAAATTTCTTTGAACTTTACTTTGTAGAAATAAGAACCCAAGACAATGGTGGACAGAGGTGTATTTAAATCAGCAAAAGCATCAATAGCATCTCTTGCTACTATAGGCAGTTTAAAAGGCTGGATAAAAAGAAAGAGGCCGATGATTGTTGCTATCATAGCCGGATTGACTAAAATAGATCGCCAGTTGATCACAGTTTTGTCTTGAGCAATAAGGTATAAACCATAAGTCCATTGCATGATTTGATTGGCAACAACGAATCCTGAAATAAAGAAAACAGCTTCTTTGCCGCCAACTGCAAAAGCCAAAGGAGTTCCCATGAAACCAACGTTAGCAAAAAGAACGGCATATTTATCCGTTGCCCTTTCTTTAGGAAGCAAAACTGAAACAATGACAATCCGAGTAATGAGAAGAAAGAAAGCAGCTGCAATCATGCTAAGCAATAAAATCATTTTTTTCCAAGTAAATGCTTGATAAATAAAAGACGAAATAAAAAGGCTGGGCGCAACAAAACGCGTCAACAGTTTAGATAGCTGTAAAGTAACCTCCTTTGTTAAAATCTGCCGCTGCGCTA comes from Streptococcus troglodytae and encodes:
- a CDS encoding YciI family protein, which gives rise to MFLINITIKDDLVPKEEAESRLAGHRAWFTKQFEKGSFLIVGPYKDKGMAGLIIAQADSRAAIESIITQDAYYPDYASYDISEFTANMVANNITAFKGK
- a CDS encoding recombinase family protein; the protein is MKYGYARVSTKEQNTDRQIHSLIKEGVDKKNIYVDKLSGKNFKRPQYRRMLRKLKKGDELYLKSIDRLGRNYEEIIEQWNYLSKGREVELIVLDFPLLNTKNTVHGLTGRFLTDLVLQILSYVAQKKGVRFGRPPMKKPSNFEEVLQLRREEKISIREGASLLQVSPATFYRWLQES
- a CDS encoding aldo/keto reductase; translated protein: MTNTTHSKIALGTWSWGSGMFGGNAVFGNSLDTADLKAVVDEAMNSGLNVFDTAYAYAAGESERILGELIAPYKRQDVVISTKFTPGMQDDKAENPVEDMLDGSMKRLGTDYIDIYWIHNSADVERWTPYLAGLIKSGKVKRVGVSNHSLEQVKRVQEILAPSGVKISAVQNHFSLLYRSSIEDGLLDYCKENAIQFFSYMVLEQGALSGKYDENHLLPADSQRGQTYNPLFPALSDLLAELRSLAAKYDASPAQIATAWAIGRGTTPILGVTKVEQVEDAAKVASIALSAEEVAQLENLATASGVHTRGGWEGKA
- a CDS encoding alpha/beta hydrolase; its protein translation is MMKKTVMIKHGYYNLTGLLFLPENVDDSQTYPAIVISAPAGAVKEQSPSFYAERLAARGLISLVFDTSFQGESGGEPRYVENPYVRVEDVKCAVDYLTSLSYIDSERIGALGICSGGGYVINAAMTDRRIKAVAGVSISDPGSWIRDGLEHEITLEAQLALLEEASKQRTAEANGSAALYGPYVPEETSPEMPRTLIEAHDYYRTPRGAHPRSVNKVSLLSVDKLLTFDTFRFIDSFLTQPILLVAGTKADTINYSKEVIEKAASRDKELYKISGASHVDLYDKKVMLIQRLIKFLLSFQKIIKLTTHFNFLKKSKR
- a CDS encoding MerR family transcriptional regulator, whose amino-acid sequence is MHQKELLSISQFAKMADITRANLIFYDKENILTPTFRSQGNGYRYYSFQQLNQAFTINHLRKIGLSLKAIKKFYQNNSLEEAANMAEQQNRLIQKQISELKQLQAHLDTFQKNLSELAQLKFPAYQIQKLSAKYLTLSPPYQNIREKTQSMYDFFRYCKENDIDYHGYLGRLFLKDKIQTSNFYEPSYLYFENMEGEYEMSAGNYFIYYDYSDGSNLSAIYQKVQSLLKEKG
- a CDS encoding AEC family transporter; translated protein: MAIAGLVFQKLLVLFLLMLAGLFLAQRQILTKEVTLQLSKLLTRFVAPSLFISSFIYQAFTWKKMILLLSMIAAAFFLLITRIVIVSVLLPKERATDKYAVLFANVGFMGTPLAFAVGGKEAVFFISGFVVANQIMQWTYGLYLIAQDKTVINWRSILVNPAMIATIIGLFLFIQPFKLPIVARDAIDAFADLNTPLSTIVLGSYFYKVKFKEIFLYWPAYYTAFLRLLLTALISILTIWLLPIHSYPVKLALSIAVISPAALNTALLSQVYGGEYEYGSRLVLLTTVLSLLTIPLNMTFASLLYL
- a CDS encoding low temperature requirement protein A, coding for MSKHKAKRVSNYELFFDLAVVLAISQLTSAFHVQHIGFSEMLSFFAACIIMLNIWNNEAFYYNKYGDSRRIDIYSVIVLMLWVGNLALSFNFDVAYLRNHYSNVLVFNSMLILCYGTIALQYYLKGRKLGFNQDIKTSIGLLIAYMLLLLPVATGIISYSNWVVVLYFLPLILPLILHLSFFKRTAREIFWQPINFPHALERNQLLTIVTFGESVIATIKTYPLMTAPLEGALLFFGMAGLFMFYIIQTFINIDHHQHTSIYGLFYSHAIIIVSLLFFTVGLEFMADHHHHNLGITFFIISVIAFYIGVLFTSVYNQEIYRVNKTILSKYAGFLAVGSLAFYFFRNNLILVGVSLIIMNYLIMRSGMAYRRQQRERNQVPHPDPNQNLRDFS
- a CDS encoding nitronate monooxygenase, which gives rise to MIQASMNWVTDAKLVTAVSNAGGFGILGFREP
- the hchA gene encoding glyoxalase III HchA, whose protein sequence is MTELSKIPVRDRAEHNAYFPSDYSLSVYTSPVTPFDGYKFSRAYTGGDLKVLMVASDERYVQMKNGKLFSTGNHPVETLLPMMHMAAAGFAIDVATLSGNSVKLEMWAMPEEDKAVMDFYHEYLPKLEHPLKLSDVLPQVTAESSPYAAVFFPGGHGALLNLPQSQEVKEVLNWAMANDKKIITLCHGPAALLAAALNNGDFLFDGYEMTVFPDSLDEGANQEIGYMPGLLKWRLQESLEKHGVKILNEGITGQVHKDRNVLTGDSPLAANALGILAADELLAMVKNK
- a CDS encoding SDR family NAD(P)-dependent oxidoreductase, encoding MSDKKVLLVTGASKGIGLEIVLRGLEEGYQVIGTSRDAEKLQDAVAKTHPDSLEAFTGLTMNFDQASIQATVVSVIERFGRIDVLVNNAGFAVLGALEEFSLEEIKANFDVNVFGLFAVMQAVLPQMRAQKSGHIINLASISGTVTGPSQSIYSATKASVIMMSEALADEVAPFNIQVTAICPGGVRTDFLDSSSMRRPEKHIADYEMVNKTMAGLNRLNHNQSGDPKLIAKAILAVAAMDQAPHRLYLNSGAIKGLQDKMEAVAAETNQFMDLSLSTDGQA